The Longimicrobium sp. genome includes a window with the following:
- a CDS encoding LytTR family DNA-binding domain-containing protein produces the protein MDEFRVLIVDDESLARERLRVLLESEPGITVVGEACDGASAIELIECTQPDLVLLDVQMPNCSGIDVITTVGADRMPAVIFATAFDEYAMKAFEVHAIDYLLKPISAERLSAAVTRARQWIGKPRGQQISEQVLASLAEPAATTRGYRERIAVRQGTRYTLVRVAEINSVEADNNNVLLRTNHGVYSMRSTMREMEDMLDPQRFIRIHRSIILNVDRVTGIESWGMGEFLFMLVDGSKLTSSRRYRTVIQQAFGC, from the coding sequence ATGGATGAGTTTAGAGTTCTGATCGTTGACGATGAGAGCCTCGCACGCGAGCGCCTTCGTGTCTTGCTCGAGTCAGAACCTGGGATCACGGTTGTGGGTGAAGCGTGTGATGGCGCCTCTGCCATCGAGTTGATCGAGTGCACGCAGCCGGACCTCGTGCTGCTCGACGTGCAGATGCCGAACTGCAGTGGGATCGACGTCATCACCACGGTCGGTGCCGACCGGATGCCGGCGGTGATCTTTGCGACCGCGTTCGACGAGTACGCGATGAAGGCCTTCGAGGTTCATGCAATAGACTACCTTTTAAAGCCCATCAGCGCGGAGCGGCTGAGCGCCGCCGTCACGCGCGCACGGCAGTGGATCGGGAAACCCAGGGGTCAGCAGATTTCCGAGCAGGTATTGGCGTCCCTCGCGGAACCGGCCGCAACGACACGAGGATACCGGGAGCGCATCGCGGTGCGCCAGGGAACCAGGTACACGCTTGTGAGAGTCGCAGAGATCAACTCCGTGGAAGCTGACAACAACAATGTACTTCTTAGGACCAACCACGGCGTGTACTCCATGCGCTCGACGATGCGCGAGATGGAGGACATGCTCGATCCGCAGCGATTCATTCGCATCCACCGGTCAATCATCCTGAACGTCGACCGTGTGACAGGCATTGAATCCTGGGGTATGGGCGAATTCCTGTTCATGCTGGTGGATGGTTCCAAACTGACGTCGAGCCGACGCTACCGCACCGTGATCCAGCAAGCGTTCGGCTGCTGA